A window from Crocosphaera sp. UHCC 0190 encodes these proteins:
- a CDS encoding universal stress protein: MSLFGSDRFLVPIDFSAVSWQALDETLNFSQDPNKITVIHVLAPLLAVEPSVIWETLDDETRKKNVENAFHERYPKSLIENLKFEVKIGDPSAEIVDYAKEHNIDLIVIASHGRSGLHRFLLGSVAERVVRFAECPVLVWRP; this comes from the coding sequence ATGAGTTTATTTGGTAGCGATCGCTTTTTAGTCCCCATTGATTTTTCCGCAGTTTCCTGGCAAGCTTTGGATGAAACTCTGAATTTTAGTCAAGACCCCAACAAAATCACGGTTATTCATGTTTTAGCTCCTCTATTAGCCGTTGAACCTTCGGTTATTTGGGAAACCTTAGACGATGAAACCCGTAAAAAAAATGTTGAAAATGCTTTCCATGAGCGTTACCCTAAATCTTTGATTGAAAACCTGAAATTTGAAGTCAAAATTGGCGATCCCAGTGCAGAAATTGTAGATTATGCCAAGGAACATAACATTGATTTAATCGTCATTGCTTCCCATGGACGCAGCGGATTACATCGTTTTCTGTTAGGTTCAGTCGCAGAACGAGTCGTTCGTTTTGCAGAATGTCCGGTTTTAGTTTGGCGGCCCTAA
- a CDS encoding DNA-binding protein → MASIKANIPDEQLQRLQKLAQENQISPEDLLSSSIEDWLNSPKKDCTEAANYVLKKNAELYRRLA, encoded by the coding sequence ATGGCTTCCATTAAGGCTAATATTCCAGATGAACAACTTCAAAGGTTACAAAAATTAGCTCAGGAAAATCAGATCTCCCCTGAAGATTTATTAAGTTCGAGTATAGAAGATTGGTTGAATTCTCCGAAGAAAGACTGTACTGAGGCAGCAAACTATGTACTCAAAAAGAATGCTGAACTCTATCGTCGTTTAGCATGA
- a CDS encoding potassium channel family protein, producing the protein MKPKIIVCGLGRTGYKIFRLLRQQGASVVGISDRLIPGEHSESIIIGEVRSPATLAKAGIHHAQTLVLTSNDDAVNLAILTQARIINPQIRIINRLFNHTLGERLDQTLPNHVTMSVAALAAPIFSFAALGSKAIGQLQLFNQTWPLQEVIIAENHPWLGLNLGELWESSDRMLIYYLPAQGELDLISAVLQQKSLQLGDHLIIGTKPTMRAKRRFWWQKISKAIANLGRYRPYLTPVILVTLCLLMMIFAATLTYVAVNYNTSVVDALYFSVGMITGAGGQEQVAEKAPASIKIFTAIMMIVGAGVIGVCYALLNDFILGSRLKQFWDVARVPTRHHYIVCGLGGIGIQIVRLLHNQGHEVVVIESDPNNRFLHTARSLGVPVIVEDARVAQTLTTANIEKAEAVLVVTSNDMINVEVGLTAKAITPNLAIILRAQDPQFAQSVQEVFEFETVLCPAELATPSFAAAALGGKILGNGMTDDLLWVALATLITPKHSFCGKTVKEAAMNADFVPLYLERTSFTIHSWQLLETSLQPGDVLYLTMPANELEQLWRVPTSEFRFNETSMI; encoded by the coding sequence ATGAAACCTAAAATTATTGTCTGTGGACTGGGACGAACTGGCTATAAAATCTTTCGCTTATTAAGACAACAAGGGGCCTCTGTCGTGGGGATTAGCGATCGCTTGATTCCTGGAGAGCATTCTGAGAGTATTATCATTGGAGAGGTGCGCTCGCCAGCAACTTTAGCCAAAGCTGGTATTCATCACGCTCAAACCCTGGTTTTAACAAGTAATGATGATGCGGTTAACCTCGCTATCCTGACCCAAGCCAGAATTATTAATCCTCAAATTCGCATCATTAATCGCCTATTTAATCATACTTTAGGGGAACGATTAGATCAAACCCTTCCTAACCACGTTACCATGAGTGTCGCTGCTTTAGCTGCCCCAATCTTTTCCTTTGCTGCGTTAGGAAGTAAGGCGATCGGTCAATTACAATTGTTTAATCAAACTTGGCCCCTTCAAGAAGTAATTATCGCTGAAAATCATCCTTGGTTGGGGTTAAATTTAGGAGAACTATGGGAAAGTTCTGATCGAATGTTAATTTATTATTTGCCGGCCCAAGGAGAATTAGATTTAATCTCAGCCGTATTACAACAAAAATCCCTACAATTAGGAGATCATTTAATTATTGGCACTAAACCCACCATGCGAGCTAAACGTCGCTTTTGGTGGCAAAAAATTTCCAAAGCGATCGCAAATTTAGGTCGTTATCGTCCCTATCTTACGCCAGTTATTCTCGTCACTCTTTGCCTATTGATGATGATTTTTGCGGCAACGTTAACCTATGTCGCAGTTAATTATAATACGTCTGTTGTGGATGCTTTATACTTTTCTGTGGGCATGATTACGGGGGCCGGAGGACAGGAACAAGTGGCAGAAAAAGCCCCTGCTAGTATTAAAATTTTTACGGCAATTATGATGATTGTTGGAGCAGGAGTCATCGGGGTTTGTTATGCCTTGCTCAATGATTTTATTTTAGGGAGTCGTTTAAAACAATTTTGGGATGTAGCAAGAGTTCCCACCCGACACCATTATATTGTCTGTGGGTTGGGGGGTATTGGTATTCAAATTGTGCGGCTACTTCATAATCAAGGCCATGAAGTCGTTGTCATTGAATCTGACCCTAATAATCGATTTTTACATACGGCCCGTTCTTTGGGGGTTCCTGTCATTGTTGAAGATGCCCGTGTGGCTCAAACCTTAACCACTGCCAATATTGAAAAAGCTGAGGCGGTTTTAGTTGTTACTAGCAATGACATGATTAATGTAGAGGTCGGGTTGACAGCTAAAGCGATCACTCCTAATCTGGCGATTATTTTACGGGCCCAAGATCCTCAATTTGCTCAGTCTGTACAAGAAGTGTTTGAGTTTGAGACGGTTTTATGTCCGGCTGAGTTGGCAACTCCTTCTTTTGCGGCTGCGGCTTTAGGGGGTAAAATTTTAGGCAATGGTATGACGGATGATTTATTATGGGTGGCTTTAGCCACATTAATCACGCCGAAACATTCTTTTTGTGGTAAAACTGTGAAAGAAGCGGCCATGAATGCAGATTTTGTGCCTTTATATTTAGAAAGAACTTCTTTCACCATTCATAGTTGGCAATTGTTAGAAACATCTTTACAACCTGGGGATGTTTTATATTTAACTATGCCGGCCAATGAGTTAGAACAATTATGGCGGGTTCCTACTTCAGAATTTAGATTTAATGAAACTTCGATGATTTGA
- a CDS encoding sulfotransferase domain-containing protein, with product MNSLSYFLSSPRFIVIGGHKCGTSSLHSYFKQHPDILMPKIKGQDLLNKGDLDIADYQKSYEMITNQKIFGEVSSNYFQSHKACSEIKKYFAHIKLLMILRNPVDRAFSHFNMISAEQKLNVQFTEIDQNHDKFGEIIRLGFYYDNLKQYIDTFGKHQLKVFLFDSFIKNKQQFFEEVFQFIEVDDKFLPNTSVILRKGGEVKNRGLKEFILSNPILHKTASLLTKPFTTSEQRYNFYKKIDNVFIEKPSLTNEAREIFINIYREDILKTQELLDINLSHYL from the coding sequence ATGAATTCGTTAAGTTATTTTCTTAGTTCCCCGCGATTTATTGTCATTGGAGGACACAAATGTGGAACGAGTTCATTACATAGCTATTTTAAACAACATCCCGATATTTTGATGCCTAAAATCAAAGGACAGGATCTCTTAAATAAAGGTGATTTAGATATCGCAGATTATCAAAAATCCTATGAAATGATAACTAACCAAAAGATATTTGGAGAAGTTTCTAGTAATTATTTTCAGTCTCATAAAGCTTGTTCAGAGATTAAAAAATATTTTGCTCATATCAAACTCTTAATGATTTTACGCAATCCTGTTGACCGTGCTTTTTCCCATTTTAACATGATTTCTGCTGAGCAAAAACTTAATGTTCAGTTCACAGAAATTGATCAAAATCATGACAAATTTGGTGAGATCATCCGGTTAGGATTTTATTATGATAATTTAAAACAATACATAGATACTTTTGGAAAACATCAGTTAAAAGTATTTTTATTTGATAGTTTTATCAAAAATAAACAACAGTTTTTTGAAGAGGTTTTTCAATTCATTGAAGTCGATGACAAATTCTTACCTAATACCTCAGTCATTCTTCGTAAAGGGGGTGAAGTAAAAAACCGAGGCCTTAAAGAATTTATTTTATCAAATCCTATTTTACATAAAACTGCTTCCCTCCTCACTAAACCGTTTACCACTTCAGAACAAAGATATAACTTCTATAAAAAAATTGATAATGTTTTTATAGAAAAACCATCCCTAACAAATGAGGCTAGAGAGATTTTCATTAATATTTATCGTGAGGATATATTAAAAACTCAAGAACTCTTAGATATTAATTTATCTCATTATCTATAA
- a CDS encoding DUF29 family protein has translation MTTQLPESLTDIKSSLYEQDYCLWIETTINHLQNGQLTEIDLSNLID, from the coding sequence ATGACAACTCAATTACCAGAAAGCTTAACAGATATCAAATCTTCTCTTTATGAACAGGATTATTGTTTATGGATAGAAACAACTATCAATCATTTACAAAATGGCCAGTTAACTGAAATTGATCTCAGCAATTTAATAGATTGA
- the fni gene encoding type 2 isopentenyl-diphosphate Delta-isomerase, translated as MSNTQTRKDDHLRICLEEDVQFRQLGNGFDRYRFTHCCLPELDFTDIDLSTTFFGKPLGAPLLISSMTGGTQLAKTINYRLAVVAQTYGLAMGVGSQRVAVEKPEVADTFAVRSVAPDILLFANLGAVQLNYTYGLDECFRVVELLQADALILHLNALQECIQPQGDTNFKKLLDKIDKVCSKLPIPVIVKEVGNGISGKMARKLIEAGVSAIDVAGAGGTSWAKVESERAQNSLQRRLGQTFADWGIPTADCLVQIRQQYPEIPLIASGGIRNGLEVAKAIALGADLGGLAFRFLQAASESPDALDELVNLLITEIKTALFCTGNATVSDLKQSDVLQKYEP; from the coding sequence ATGAGTAACACCCAGACGCGCAAAGACGATCACTTGCGGATTTGTCTGGAAGAAGATGTCCAATTTCGTCAACTTGGTAATGGGTTTGATCGTTATCGTTTTACCCACTGCTGCTTACCTGAGTTGGATTTTACTGACATTGATCTTTCTACTACTTTCTTCGGTAAACCTTTAGGGGCCCCTTTGTTAATTTCTTCGATGACGGGGGGAACACAATTGGCTAAAACCATTAATTATCGTCTCGCTGTGGTGGCCCAAACCTACGGGTTAGCGATGGGAGTTGGTTCCCAACGGGTAGCGGTAGAAAAACCAGAGGTGGCAGATACCTTTGCCGTTCGCTCAGTTGCTCCTGATATCCTCTTATTTGCGAATTTAGGGGCAGTTCAACTAAATTATACCTATGGATTGGATGAATGTTTCCGTGTTGTTGAACTGTTGCAAGCAGATGCCCTGATCCTTCATCTTAATGCCCTGCAAGAATGTATTCAACCTCAAGGGGACACTAATTTTAAAAAATTACTTGACAAAATTGATAAAGTATGCTCAAAACTCCCTATTCCGGTGATCGTCAAAGAGGTTGGCAATGGGATTTCTGGGAAAATGGCAAGGAAGCTAATTGAAGCGGGAGTGAGTGCCATTGACGTAGCGGGGGCAGGGGGAACTTCTTGGGCAAAAGTTGAGAGTGAGAGGGCGCAGAATTCCTTACAACGGCGATTAGGACAAACTTTTGCTGATTGGGGTATTCCGACGGCTGATTGTTTGGTGCAAATTCGTCAACAATATCCTGAGATTCCTTTGATCGCATCTGGGGGGATTCGCAATGGGTTAGAAGTGGCCAAAGCGATCGCTTTAGGGGCAGATTTAGGGGGACTAGCCTTTCGATTTTTACAAGCTGCGTCTGAGTCTCCTGATGCGTTAGATGAGTTGGTTAATTTATTAATAACAGAGATCAAAACTGCCTTATTTTGTACAGGAAATGCTACTGTATCAGATTTAAAACAGAGTGATGTTTTGCAAAAATATGAGCCTTAA
- a CDS encoding cation-transporting P-type ATPase, which produces MTIIHRPIWSLTPQEVYTSLKTSGQGLSEMEAVTRLKEQGFNELPEPPHRPLLLRFIDQLIHFMALLLWVAGILAFISQTPQLGWAIWAVIWINAIFSFVQEYQAERALTALKKVLPSQVKVYRDETLQVINARELVTGDVIQLEEGDRISADARLVSAQSLYLDVSILTGESLPIARYTEPILTENLRPSDVPNLVLTGSTVAAGRGIAVVYATASRTEFGHVAHLTTQVKRETSTLEVQITRIVRLITALALSMGTLVFLLTHWLVGMETKESFIFAIGIIVAFVPEGLLPTVTLALAIGVKRMAKANALVRRLSAVETLSATTVICTDKTGTLTKNEMTVRALWASGQEIAVTGVGYDPTGEVKIPPHLTANWQVNLLLAGAALCSNARLIHPAGPSYWQEIGDPTEAALLVVALKGGLNLEELHQQAPRQREIPFDSRRRLMTVVLDWQLVQIWPNDFPYLSFTKGSPLEVIGRCPHLLKDGQLLPMNEDQKAEIRTANDHLASQGYRVLGVATRKGGEELLTEDPQELEQNLIFLGLVAMFDPPRPEVTEALARCHQAGIKVTMVTGDYGVTAEAIALRIGLITGKARIVTGEGLGHLSDAQLRQILHLRNGLLFARMMPEQKLRIVQAYKDLGHVVAVTGDGVNDAPALRAANIGIAMGLSGTDVAREAADIVLLDDNFATIVSAVEQGRAVYQNIRKFMTYILSSNMAEIVPFFAMVAFKIPPALVILQILAIDLGTDMIPALALGAELPEAGTMDQPPRSPKKSLLDGALLARAYGFLGVIEAIIGMTAFFVVWWSHGYGFRELQALSPAILSHSADAATMALYAQATTATLAAIVACQDGNVFACRSERVSIFRLGFFSNRLIWLGIAIEWLLILSIIYITPLQKIFSTAPLLPWQWLMLLTCPLLLLGAEELRKVFVYRLKQS; this is translated from the coding sequence CAATGAACTGCCCGAACCTCCCCATCGTCCCTTATTATTGCGTTTTATTGATCAATTAATCCATTTTATGGCCCTACTGCTGTGGGTAGCGGGTATTTTAGCCTTTATTTCCCAGACTCCCCAATTAGGTTGGGCTATTTGGGCTGTTATTTGGATCAACGCTATCTTTAGTTTTGTACAAGAATATCAAGCAGAACGGGCTTTAACCGCCTTAAAAAAGGTCTTACCCTCCCAAGTCAAAGTTTACCGAGACGAAACCCTGCAAGTCATCAATGCCAGGGAATTAGTTACAGGGGACGTGATACAACTCGAAGAAGGCGATCGCATTTCGGCTGATGCTCGTTTAGTCTCGGCTCAAAGTCTTTATCTCGATGTTTCCATCTTAACCGGAGAATCTTTACCCATTGCCAGATATACCGAGCCTATCTTAACAGAAAACCTCCGGCCGTCCGATGTTCCCAACTTAGTCTTAACAGGTTCTACCGTAGCTGCGGGGAGGGGTATAGCCGTCGTTTATGCCACTGCCTCACGCACAGAATTTGGTCATGTGGCCCACCTTACCACCCAGGTGAAACGAGAAACAAGCACCCTAGAAGTTCAAATTACTCGCATTGTTCGGCTGATCACCGCCTTAGCCCTGAGTATGGGAACTTTGGTTTTTTTGCTGACTCATTGGTTAGTGGGCATGGAAACCAAAGAAAGCTTTATTTTTGCCATTGGTATTATCGTCGCCTTTGTCCCGGAAGGACTGTTACCCACTGTCACCCTAGCCCTGGCCATTGGGGTAAAACGCATGGCTAAAGCTAATGCCCTGGTGCGTCGTCTCTCTGCTGTTGAGACTTTAAGTGCGACAACCGTTATCTGTACCGATAAAACCGGAACCCTGACCAAAAATGAGATGACTGTTCGCGCATTATGGGCTTCAGGACAAGAAATAGCCGTCACAGGGGTAGGCTATGACCCCACGGGAGAGGTTAAAATACCGCCCCATTTAACCGCTAATTGGCAGGTTAACTTATTATTGGCCGGTGCGGCTTTATGTTCCAATGCCAGATTAATTCATCCGGCCGGGCCTAGTTATTGGCAAGAAATTGGTGATCCGACAGAGGCCGCCTTATTAGTAGTGGCACTGAAAGGGGGCTTAAATTTAGAGGAATTACACCAACAGGCCCCCCGACAGCGAGAAATTCCCTTTGACTCCCGACGACGCTTAATGACAGTTGTCTTAGACTGGCAGTTAGTCCAAATTTGGCCCAATGACTTTCCTTATTTAAGCTTTACTAAAGGTTCGCCCCTGGAAGTAATTGGGCGTTGTCCTCACCTATTAAAAGATGGTCAGTTATTGCCCATGAATGAAGACCAAAAAGCGGAAATTCGGACAGCTAACGATCATTTGGCCAGTCAAGGTTATCGGGTGTTAGGAGTCGCTACCCGTAAGGGAGGAGAAGAACTATTAACGGAAGATCCTCAGGAATTAGAGCAAAATCTCATCTTTTTGGGCTTAGTGGCCATGTTTGACCCCCCGCGTCCCGAAGTAACAGAAGCACTGGCCCGTTGTCATCAGGCGGGCATTAAGGTGACAATGGTAACAGGAGATTATGGGGTCACAGCAGAAGCGATCGCCCTTCGCATTGGGCTAATTACAGGTAAAGCAAGAATTGTCACAGGAGAAGGGTTAGGACACCTCTCTGATGCCCAATTACGTCAAATTTTACACCTGAGAAACGGACTGCTATTTGCTCGCATGATGCCTGAGCAAAAATTACGCATTGTTCAAGCTTATAAAGATTTGGGTCATGTGGTTGCAGTGACGGGAGATGGGGTGAATGATGCCCCAGCGTTACGAGCTGCTAATATTGGTATTGCGATGGGTTTAAGTGGCACTGATGTGGCCCGAGAAGCGGCTGATATTGTGTTGTTAGATGACAATTTTGCCACAATCGTTAGTGCGGTGGAACAAGGACGGGCCGTTTATCAAAATATTCGCAAGTTTATGACCTATATACTGTCATCTAATATGGCGGAAATTGTGCCATTTTTTGCGATGGTTGCCTTCAAAATTCCCCCTGCTTTGGTGATTTTACAAATTCTGGCGATTGATTTAGGAACAGATATGATTCCTGCCTTGGCTTTAGGGGCAGAACTGCCAGAAGCAGGTACAATGGATCAACCCCCCCGTTCTCCTAAAAAGTCTTTGTTAGATGGGGCTTTATTGGCTCGCGCTTACGGATTTTTGGGTGTAATTGAGGCAATAATTGGAATGACAGCCTTTTTTGTGGTTTGGTGGAGTCATGGTTATGGTTTCAGGGAATTACAAGCCCTCAGCCCCGCTATTTTATCCCATTCGGCCGATGCTGCAACTATGGCTCTTTATGCTCAAGCGACAACGGCAACATTGGCCGCGATCGTTGCCTGTCAAGATGGTAATGTTTTTGCCTGTCGTTCGGAACGAGTTTCTATTTTTAGATTGGGGTTTTTTAGTAATCGTTTAATTTGGTTAGGCATTGCCATAGAATGGTTATTAATCCTTTCAATTATTTATATTACTCCCCTACAAAAGATTTTTAGCACTGCGCCTTTATTGCCTTGGCAATGGTTAATGTTGTTGACTTGTCCTTTATTGTTATTAGGGGCTGAAGAATTACGAAAAGTCTTTGTATATCGATTAAAACAGTCATGA
- a CDS encoding hybrid sensor histidine kinase/response regulator, producing the protein MTTDRGNILVVDDTPDNLRLLSVMLSEQGYKVRKALNGQTALKTIYQVPPDLILLDINMPSMNGYEVCKKLKKEAGIRDIPVIFISALDDVLDKVKAFEVGGVDYITKPFQAEEVIARIENQLIIQRQKKQLKQEIEERQKTEQTLRVYLHAVSHDLRNPVLGLSMVLQNLLKKNQEKKEGKIEVSWQILEQMSQSCDRQLNLINSLVETQQFEMGGISLNCRPLNLLTFSQQLAAEWEPILKEKQAKLQTIIPADLPLISGDSDRLWRVFENLLANALKHNDTGIKLTLKAEIIETNKSHFIRCILEDDGVGITPEQAANLFERYQRGNEAKKTLGLGLGLYLCRQIIEAHGGEIGVITQKNQGAKFWLTLPILEN; encoded by the coding sequence ATGACCACTGATCGCGGTAATATTTTAGTTGTTGATGATACCCCTGATAATTTACGCTTACTCTCAGTAATGTTATCAGAACAGGGTTATAAAGTTCGTAAAGCCCTCAATGGACAAACTGCCTTAAAAACCATTTATCAAGTTCCCCCCGACTTGATTTTATTAGATATTAATATGCCCTCAATGAATGGCTATGAAGTCTGTAAAAAACTCAAAAAAGAGGCAGGAATTCGAGATATTCCTGTGATTTTCATTAGTGCCTTAGATGATGTTTTAGATAAGGTTAAAGCCTTCGAAGTGGGAGGAGTTGATTATATTACTAAGCCTTTTCAAGCGGAAGAAGTCATTGCCCGCATTGAAAATCAATTAATCATACAACGACAAAAAAAACAACTAAAACAGGAAATTGAAGAACGTCAAAAAACAGAACAAACTCTCAGGGTTTATCTTCATGCTGTTTCCCATGATTTACGAAATCCCGTGTTAGGATTATCGATGGTATTACAAAATTTACTTAAGAAAAATCAAGAAAAAAAAGAGGGAAAAATAGAAGTTTCTTGGCAAATTTTAGAACAAATGTCCCAAAGTTGTGATCGCCAACTTAATTTGATTAATTCTTTAGTAGAAACCCAACAATTTGAAATGGGGGGAATTTCCCTTAATTGTCGTCCTTTAAATTTACTTACCTTTAGTCAGCAATTAGCGGCTGAATGGGAACCGATTTTAAAAGAAAAACAAGCAAAATTACAGACCATAATTCCCGCAGATTTACCCTTAATTAGTGGCGATAGTGATCGCCTGTGGCGTGTCTTTGAAAACCTCTTAGCCAATGCCTTAAAACATAATGATACGGGCATCAAATTAACCCTAAAAGCGGAGATAATAGAAACCAATAAATCTCACTTTATCCGTTGTATTTTAGAAGACGATGGGGTCGGAATTACCCCAGAACAAGCAGCTAACTTATTTGAACGCTATCAACGAGGAAATGAGGCAAAAAAGACATTAGGATTAGGGTTAGGGTTGTACCTTTGTCGTCAAATTATTGAAGCTCATGGAGGAGAAATTGGGGTGATTACTCAGAAAAATCAGGGGGCTAAGTTTTGGTTGACGTTGCCAATTTTGGAAAATTAA
- a CDS encoding NAD(P)H-quinone oxidoreductase subunit H, whose product MSKIETRTEPMVLNMGPHHPSMHGVLRLIVTLDGEDVVDCEPVIGYLHRGMEKIAENRTNVMYVPYVSRWDYAAGMFNEAITVNAPEKLADIEVPKRAQYIRVIMLELNRIANHLLWLGPFLADVGAQTPFFYIFREREMIYDLWEAASGMRLINNNYFRIGGVAVDLPYGWIDKCEDFCDHFLPKVDEYEKLITNNPIFRRRVEGIGTITREEAINWGLSGPMLRGSGVQWDLRKVDHYECYDDFDWDVQWETAGDCFARYIVRIREMRESVKILRQALKGIPGGPYENLEAKRMMEGKKSQWNDFEYQYIAKKVAPTFKIPAGEHYVRLESGKGEMGIFIVGNDDVFPWRWKIRAADFNNLQILPHLLKGMKVADVMAILGSIDVIMGSVDR is encoded by the coding sequence ATGTCAAAAATTGAAACTAGAACCGAACCCATGGTACTTAACATGGGGCCCCATCATCCCTCCATGCACGGAGTATTACGTCTCATCGTCACCTTAGACGGAGAAGACGTGGTAGACTGTGAACCCGTTATTGGGTATCTTCATCGGGGGATGGAGAAAATTGCCGAAAATCGGACTAACGTGATGTACGTTCCCTATGTTAGCCGCTGGGACTATGCGGCGGGAATGTTTAATGAAGCGATCACCGTTAATGCCCCTGAAAAATTAGCGGATATTGAAGTTCCTAAACGGGCCCAATATATTCGGGTCATTATGTTGGAATTAAACCGCATTGCTAACCATTTACTGTGGTTAGGGCCCTTCTTAGCAGATGTGGGCGCACAAACTCCCTTTTTCTACATTTTCCGCGAACGGGAGATGATTTACGATCTCTGGGAAGCGGCCTCTGGAATGCGGTTAATTAATAATAATTATTTCCGTATTGGTGGGGTGGCCGTTGATTTACCCTACGGTTGGATTGATAAGTGTGAGGACTTCTGCGACCATTTTCTGCCGAAAGTGGATGAATATGAGAAGTTAATCACCAATAACCCGATCTTCCGTCGTCGTGTGGAAGGTATCGGAACAATTACCCGCGAAGAAGCGATTAACTGGGGACTCTCTGGCCCCATGTTACGAGGTTCTGGGGTGCAATGGGATTTACGCAAGGTCGATCATTATGAGTGTTATGATGATTTTGACTGGGACGTTCAATGGGAAACTGCAGGAGACTGTTTTGCCCGCTATATCGTCCGTATTCGGGAAATGCGCGAATCCGTGAAAATTCTTCGTCAAGCGTTAAAAGGTATTCCCGGCGGCCCCTATGAAAACCTGGAAGCAAAACGCATGATGGAAGGCAAAAAGTCTCAATGGAATGATTTTGAGTATCAATACATTGCCAAAAAAGTCGCCCCTACCTTTAAAATTCCTGCGGGTGAACATTATGTTCGCTTGGAAAGTGGCAAAGGTGAAATGGGGATCTTTATTGTGGGTAATGATGATGTCTTCCCCTGGCGTTGGAAAATTCGCGCCGCTGACTTCAATAATTTACAAATTCTGCCTCACCTCCTTAAAGGGATGAAGGTTGCTGATGTTATGGCAATTTTGGGCAGCATTGATGTCATTATGGGGTCAGTAGATCGTTAA
- a CDS encoding PhoH family protein has product MSEISQNLELPSHESAIALAGIAEENLKFLSRHTGANLVLRGQELRIYGQEKQVERAVKIVRSLQPYWQEAKSISRPDLMTALQALDTGRMEEYQDLQNLTLARTRRGELIRAKTFRQKQYIKAIETHDVTFCIGPAGTGKTFLAAVLAVKALLNDECERLILTRPAVEAGEKLGFLPGDLQEKVNPFLRPLYDALYEFIDPQKIPDLMERGKIEVAPLAYMRGRTLTNAFVIVDEAQNTTPAQLKMVLTRLGFGSKMVVTGDITQTDLPRHQDSGLVVARNILKSVEGIAFCQFSQADVVRHPLVQRIVEAYEKFEK; this is encoded by the coding sequence ATGAGTGAAATCTCTCAAAACCTTGAATTACCGAGTCATGAAAGTGCGATCGCTTTAGCGGGAATAGCTGAAGAAAATCTTAAATTTCTCTCCCGTCATACGGGTGCTAATTTAGTGTTACGGGGTCAAGAATTACGCATTTATGGTCAGGAAAAACAGGTCGAACGGGCGGTTAAAATTGTGCGATCGCTGCAACCTTATTGGCAAGAAGCAAAATCGATTTCTCGTCCTGATTTAATGACGGCTCTTCAAGCATTAGATACGGGACGTATGGAAGAATATCAAGACTTACAAAATTTAACCTTAGCGCGGACTCGTCGCGGCGAATTAATTCGGGCTAAAACCTTTCGCCAAAAACAATATATTAAGGCTATTGAAACCCATGATGTTACTTTTTGTATTGGCCCAGCAGGAACAGGAAAAACCTTTTTAGCTGCGGTTTTAGCAGTGAAAGCTTTATTAAATGATGAATGTGAACGGCTTATTTTAACTCGTCCCGCAGTGGAAGCCGGGGAAAAGTTAGGCTTTTTACCCGGAGATTTACAAGAAAAAGTTAACCCGTTTTTACGGCCTTTATATGATGCGTTATATGAGTTTATTGATCCGCAAAAAATACCGGATTTAATGGAAAGAGGCAAAATAGAAGTGGCTCCTTTAGCTTATATGCGAGGACGGACTTTAACGAATGCGTTTGTCATTGTAGATGAGGCCCAAAATACTACTCCTGCACAGTTAAAAATGGTGTTGACACGGTTAGGGTTTGGCTCAAAAATGGTAGTTACAGGAGATATCACGCAAACCGATTTACCCCGTCATCAAGATTCAGGTTTAGTGGTGGCGAGAAATATCCTGAAATCAGTGGAAGGCATCGCTTTTTGTCAATTTTCTCAAGCAGATGTAGTTCGTCATCCTTTGGTACAAAGAATCGTGGAAGCTTATGAGAAATTTGAGAAGTAA